In a genomic window of Occallatibacter riparius:
- a CDS encoding Ig-like domain repeat protein: protein MSLPLALGLAAGVSANAQNATTAVACSPAPASVSSNQGSGGSRIVGDWQASSAVSLPASKPPALREGVDLGLAPGSTRLDRMILLLEPSAAQRVALDGELVAQQTPGSCEYHHWLTPQQFASAYANSVADVNVVASWLGAQGFTVAPIPTSRGWIEFSGTAAQVTQTFGAQIHAYSTATGTRYALRSAVSVPAALSPVIHGLVSLDGSRSAAAITTPLSMTTSAAALAEETDASRAEALTPQLAAQAMHFDGMPQGAGESIAIAARSNIEAQDVASFRSTFGLTANPVGVALAGADPGMNSDRAAIELAASWAGAAAPSARVLVVPAGSTAATDGVDLALTAIVQQSRAHTMLVGYTACEAALSESHQAFYAALYRQASAQGISAIAATGDSGAAACHAAGVNVPVTTGYSVNALAATPWNTAVGAAAFGVSGATEFAAWSPVNAAEPSYATGGGRSATYAAPVWQVGLSGNSSRSLPDLSFPTAVDSALSRGLAFCFSGSTSSSGCSLVRAGGSGAAAAILAGVSAAIAQQDGPQGNLAPRLYALRSREGVFSDVQTGNARLACAAGTQGCDASGTLGYGAEDGFDLASGLGVPDPVELLKAWPQVGSATSIVNLSVSPTEPNQTYNPQAAITLTATITGGAGTPTGTVDFFDQKTNSNLGSSTLDSTGVAALALQGNMPQGGNTIIAKYLGDSNYAANNSSALTINIQPSTTTTTVTPSTTTPKVGTAFTVKATIAVGSPPAGAVTPTGNVTLTVDGLNYAISAATTSGGVTTASFNVTISSTGSHNLQAVYAGDSNYDNSTSSAVAVNVASNTAGVTLAVSPVQGTYNPSASLTFTATVASQSGGATPTGTVTFVNTSTGHNLGTNPAQLSGSGVATLTVSSGFAVGSNAIVAQYSGDTDYGSANSKATTVNMALSSTTTTVTPSTLTPRVNVAFSVTAALTVGSPTAGTQSPSGNITLTIDGTSYASVAVSTSGGTTSATFTGVKVTTPGNHSLQAVYAGDSNYATSTSTALAVNAAANTASVTLSVAPTQPNATYNPSAAIVFTATVISTSGGSTPTGDVNFLDQATGSNLNTSAVALDSSGKASITVTGGMPQGGNAIIAKYAGDGTYPATNSQALTVNIQPSTTTTTVTPSTTTPPAGVAFPVTVTVAVGSPPAGTAPPTGKINLNLDGLAYASADASTTGGKTSATFSVSLPAGGSHNLQAIYGGDNNYSDSTSAAVAVNATKGATVTTLTATPTTFSPGTAESFTATIAAASGSSTKDTFTGTVTFFDNTGQLGTATVASNGATLSDVNLSGTSTHVITAVYSGDDSWAGSTSNAITLKPILIPTITTLAVSPATAEPGQVVTLIATVKPTTAPATSVEQNPTGDVVFYNGTTVLATVALTAAANNTATAQLLYSTLPAGQNSLSAVYVGDLFYAASTSNTITITVQDFTLTPDPGNPPSDLDIIKGTSGSFAFQVTGQGGFNAPVAITCAVPATVYMTCVPNVLTVTPNGTVTFVVNTFLTGGLKAGSNTPPHLWPHAAAGTALAALLFFLLPCGQRVRIFSERGRRMLILLLLLGSLGAAGMGCSSTSGGSTGGSDGTPLGETTLKITAAANVDNTVFSHTAFINVNVLPPGSTSTSRPVVGSK from the coding sequence ATGAGTTTGCCCCTGGCGCTTGGGCTTGCGGCCGGAGTTTCAGCCAATGCCCAAAACGCGACGACCGCAGTTGCCTGTTCCCCGGCCCCGGCCTCAGTGAGTTCGAATCAAGGTTCCGGTGGTTCACGCATTGTCGGCGATTGGCAGGCAAGCTCTGCTGTGTCTCTGCCCGCGAGCAAGCCGCCCGCGCTTCGTGAGGGAGTGGATCTGGGGCTCGCACCGGGCAGCACGCGTCTCGACCGCATGATCCTGCTGCTGGAGCCATCGGCGGCGCAACGCGTTGCGCTTGATGGGGAACTGGTTGCGCAGCAAACCCCCGGTTCGTGCGAATACCACCATTGGCTGACGCCGCAGCAGTTTGCGAGCGCCTATGCCAACTCCGTCGCAGATGTGAATGTCGTCGCGTCATGGCTTGGGGCGCAGGGCTTTACGGTCGCTCCGATACCGACCTCGCGCGGGTGGATTGAATTCTCAGGCACGGCTGCTCAGGTCACCCAGACTTTCGGCGCGCAGATTCACGCTTACTCAACCGCAACAGGAACCCGCTATGCGCTGCGCAGCGCAGTTTCTGTTCCTGCCGCACTGAGCCCAGTGATTCACGGACTGGTGTCACTCGATGGGTCCCGCTCCGCCGCTGCCATCACGACGCCGCTGAGCATGACGACATCCGCTGCCGCGCTTGCGGAGGAAACGGATGCCAGCCGAGCCGAGGCATTGACGCCGCAACTCGCTGCGCAGGCTATGCATTTCGATGGCATGCCACAAGGCGCAGGCGAGTCGATTGCTATTGCCGCTCGCAGCAATATTGAGGCTCAGGATGTCGCGTCATTCCGCAGTACTTTCGGTCTGACGGCGAACCCGGTTGGCGTCGCTCTCGCCGGGGCTGATCCTGGCATGAATAGCGATAGGGCGGCCATTGAACTTGCGGCCTCCTGGGCGGGAGCCGCCGCGCCCTCGGCACGCGTCCTTGTAGTTCCGGCAGGAAGCACTGCGGCGACGGACGGCGTGGATCTCGCGCTTACGGCGATTGTGCAGCAGTCTCGGGCACACACGATGCTGGTGGGCTATACCGCGTGCGAGGCCGCGCTCAGCGAATCGCACCAGGCATTCTACGCCGCGCTTTACAGGCAAGCGTCTGCGCAGGGTATCTCGGCAATTGCTGCCACGGGCGACAGCGGAGCGGCGGCGTGCCATGCTGCGGGCGTAAATGTTCCGGTGACCACGGGCTACTCGGTAAATGCGCTGGCTGCCACGCCGTGGAATACGGCTGTGGGCGCAGCGGCATTTGGTGTGTCGGGCGCGACTGAATTTGCGGCGTGGTCGCCGGTGAACGCGGCGGAGCCGTCGTATGCAACGGGTGGCGGACGGAGTGCAACCTACGCCGCGCCTGTGTGGCAGGTGGGGCTTTCCGGAAACTCTTCGCGGTCGTTGCCCGATCTCAGTTTTCCAACGGCGGTGGACTCGGCGCTCAGCCGGGGCCTTGCGTTCTGCTTCAGTGGTTCCACTTCGTCGTCCGGATGCAGCCTTGTGCGCGCGGGAGGTAGCGGCGCTGCCGCGGCAATCCTCGCCGGTGTCTCGGCTGCAATCGCTCAGCAGGATGGTCCGCAGGGCAACCTTGCTCCGCGGCTTTACGCATTGCGTAGCCGCGAGGGCGTATTCAGCGACGTTCAGACGGGAAACGCGCGATTGGCTTGTGCGGCCGGCACGCAGGGCTGCGATGCGTCAGGAACGCTGGGCTACGGAGCCGAGGATGGATTCGATCTTGCCTCGGGCCTAGGTGTGCCTGATCCCGTTGAGCTGCTGAAAGCGTGGCCCCAGGTTGGATCGGCGACTTCGATTGTGAATCTCAGCGTTTCACCTACTGAGCCCAACCAGACTTATAACCCGCAAGCTGCCATCACCCTGACGGCGACAATCACGGGGGGCGCCGGGACGCCGACGGGCACGGTGGACTTCTTTGATCAGAAAACCAACTCGAATCTGGGATCGTCGACGCTCGATTCGACGGGTGTGGCGGCTCTCGCGCTGCAAGGGAACATGCCGCAGGGCGGCAACACCATCATTGCGAAGTACCTGGGCGACTCGAATTATGCGGCAAACAATTCTTCTGCGTTGACGATTAACATTCAGCCAAGCACTACAACGACCACAGTCACGCCCTCGACGACTACGCCAAAAGTGGGCACGGCCTTTACAGTGAAGGCGACGATCGCCGTGGGAAGTCCGCCAGCCGGTGCAGTTACGCCTACGGGGAACGTCACCCTTACAGTGGACGGGCTGAACTACGCGATCAGCGCGGCTACAACATCGGGAGGAGTTACCACCGCCAGCTTCAACGTGACGATAAGTTCCACCGGCAGCCACAATCTGCAGGCTGTTTATGCGGGCGACTCCAACTACGATAATTCGACCTCGTCAGCAGTTGCTGTCAATGTGGCCAGCAATACTGCGGGCGTAACGCTGGCTGTTTCGCCGGTTCAGGGCACCTATAATCCAAGCGCTTCGCTGACGTTCACGGCGACTGTGGCGTCGCAATCGGGCGGAGCTACGCCGACGGGAACGGTGACCTTCGTTAACACGTCCACGGGGCACAATCTGGGCACGAACCCGGCCCAGCTCAGTGGTTCGGGAGTAGCCACGTTGACGGTGTCGAGCGGTTTCGCGGTGGGCAGCAACGCGATCGTGGCCCAATACAGCGGAGACACCGACTATGGCTCGGCCAACTCCAAGGCCACAACCGTGAATATGGCTCTCAGTTCCACCACGACGACAGTGACACCTTCGACGCTCACGCCAAGGGTGAACGTCGCATTCAGCGTTACGGCGGCTTTGACGGTGGGCAGCCCTACGGCTGGAACGCAATCGCCCAGCGGCAACATTACGCTCACTATCGACGGGACCAGCTATGCGAGCGTTGCGGTTTCGACGAGCGGTGGAACCACCTCCGCCACATTCACGGGAGTCAAAGTCACCACGCCGGGGAACCACAGCCTCCAGGCAGTCTATGCAGGCGATTCCAACTATGCCACATCGACTTCAACCGCGCTCGCGGTGAATGCCGCAGCCAACACGGCGAGCGTGACTCTTTCGGTGGCGCCCACGCAGCCGAATGCTACGTACAATCCTTCTGCGGCGATTGTGTTTACCGCGACGGTGATCTCGACTTCCGGCGGGTCTACTCCGACGGGGGATGTGAACTTCCTCGACCAGGCTACGGGTTCTAATCTCAACACGAGTGCGGTGGCGCTCGATTCGAGCGGGAAAGCAAGCATCACCGTCACGGGAGGGATGCCCCAGGGCGGAAACGCAATCATCGCCAAGTACGCGGGAGACGGGACGTATCCGGCGACCAATTCGCAGGCGTTGACGGTCAACATTCAGCCCAGCACAACGACCACTACGGTCACCCCGTCCACCACGACACCGCCGGCGGGAGTGGCGTTCCCGGTTACAGTGACGGTTGCGGTGGGCAGCCCGCCTGCGGGAACGGCGCCGCCAACAGGCAAGATCAATCTGAATCTCGACGGTCTGGCTTATGCGAGTGCCGATGCCTCGACGACGGGGGGTAAGACGTCGGCGACCTTCAGCGTTTCGCTTCCTGCCGGTGGTTCTCACAATCTGCAGGCCATTTATGGCGGCGACAACAACTACTCCGACTCGACCTCTGCAGCTGTAGCGGTGAACGCTACGAAGGGCGCCACCGTCACAACTCTTACAGCGACTCCGACCACGTTCAGTCCGGGAACTGCGGAGTCGTTTACGGCCACGATTGCCGCGGCGAGCGGTTCCTCGACAAAAGATACCTTCACCGGGACGGTGACGTTCTTCGACAACACGGGCCAGCTCGGAACGGCGACCGTCGCCTCGAATGGGGCGACGTTGTCGGATGTGAATCTATCGGGGACGTCGACGCATGTCATCACAGCCGTCTATTCAGGCGACGATAGCTGGGCTGGCAGTACGTCCAATGCGATCACGCTGAAGCCGATTCTGATTCCTACGATCACCACACTTGCGGTGTCTCCGGCGACAGCAGAGCCTGGGCAGGTGGTGACGTTGATTGCTACGGTCAAGCCAACCACCGCGCCGGCTACATCGGTGGAGCAGAACCCGACGGGCGACGTGGTGTTCTACAACGGAACCACGGTGCTGGCCACGGTGGCTCTTACGGCGGCTGCGAATAATACGGCGACGGCCCAGTTACTGTACTCGACTCTTCCGGCGGGCCAGAACTCATTGAGTGCCGTGTACGTGGGCGACTTGTTTTATGCGGCTTCGACGTCGAACACCATCACGATCACCGTGCAGGACTTCACGCTCACTCCGGATCCGGGCAATCCGCCCTCGGACCTCGACATCATCAAGGGCACGTCCGGCTCATTCGCATTTCAGGTTACAGGGCAGGGTGGATTTAATGCGCCCGTGGCCATCACGTGCGCGGTTCCTGCCACCGTCTATATGACGTGCGTGCCGAATGTGCTGACCGTCACTCCGAATGGCACGGTGACGTTCGTGGTGAACACGTTCCTTACTGGAGGCCTGAAAGCCGGAAGCAACACGCCGCCGCATCTGTGGCCGCATGCTGCCGCCGGCACGGCTCTGGCGGCGCTGCTCTTCTTCCTTCTGCCGTGCGGCCAGCGCGTGCGTATCTTCTCAGAGCGCGGCCGGCGCATGCTGATCCTGCTGCTTCTGCTCGGTTCCCTCGGGGCGGCCGGAATGGGCTGCTCCAGCACGAGTGGCGGGAGTACGGGGGGAAGCGACGGAACGCCTTTGGGTGAGACGACTCTGAAGATCACGGCTGCTGCCAACGTGGACAACACAGTCTTCAGTCATACCGCGTTCATCAACGTGAACGTTCTGCCTCCGGGATCTACAAGTACTTCGCGGCCCGTGGTTGGATCCAAATGA
- a CDS encoding RNB domain-containing ribonuclease: MQTTHSTQPVHFNLVAAAHAAMLEHGFQPDFPDGTDGELTAILAEKTPPSASPRFRSDFVDLRSLLWSSIDNDTSKDLDQIEWAERLPDGRMRVLVGVADVDSRVVRGSLIDTHARSETTSVYTGVKVFPMLPPELSEGITSLNEDEERAAIVIEYCVDDAGAVSGGKAYRALVRNRAQLAYNGVGAWLEDRGPAPAKVAANRELAAQLKLQDEAAQRLVGSRYQHGALDLETVETHPVMHADEAVDLARMEKNRATSLIEEFMVAANGVLARTFDGAKVASIRRIVRTPKRWDRIVELAEGLGHMLPKEPDSKALNDFLQTQKEKDPEHFPDLSLAVVKLMGPGEYVLVRPTDPDPGHFGLAVQDYTHSTAPNRRFPDMVAQRILKAVIGSTAQPYSEEELNAIAERCTLMENMARKVEREMQKRIAAVVLHPRIGQVFRAIVTGVNEYGTFVRSLDPHVEGKLIRGGKGLDVGDRLQARLIGTDPARGFIDFAAL; this comes from the coding sequence ATGCAGACCACGCACTCCACCCAGCCCGTGCATTTCAATCTTGTGGCTGCGGCACATGCGGCCATGCTCGAGCACGGATTTCAGCCTGATTTCCCGGATGGAACAGACGGGGAGCTGACAGCGATTCTTGCCGAGAAGACTCCGCCGTCCGCGTCGCCCAGATTTCGCAGCGATTTCGTCGACTTGCGCAGCCTGCTCTGGTCATCGATCGACAATGACACGTCGAAGGACCTGGACCAGATTGAATGGGCCGAGCGGCTGCCCGACGGCAGGATGCGCGTACTCGTAGGTGTCGCCGATGTCGATTCGCGCGTTGTGCGCGGGTCATTGATCGATACGCACGCACGGAGTGAGACCACGTCGGTTTACACGGGGGTCAAGGTGTTTCCGATGCTGCCGCCGGAGCTCTCCGAGGGCATTACCTCGTTGAACGAAGACGAGGAGAGAGCGGCTATCGTCATCGAGTACTGCGTGGACGATGCCGGCGCGGTTAGTGGAGGCAAGGCTTATCGCGCGCTGGTGCGTAATCGCGCACAGCTCGCTTACAACGGTGTGGGTGCGTGGCTCGAGGATCGAGGGCCGGCGCCTGCGAAGGTAGCCGCTAATCGCGAACTTGCCGCTCAGCTCAAGCTGCAGGATGAAGCAGCGCAGCGCCTGGTGGGAAGCCGTTATCAGCACGGAGCGCTCGATCTGGAGACAGTTGAGACTCACCCTGTCATGCACGCCGATGAAGCGGTCGACCTTGCGCGGATGGAGAAGAACCGCGCTACCTCGCTGATCGAGGAGTTCATGGTCGCGGCCAACGGGGTGCTCGCGCGGACCTTTGACGGCGCGAAGGTGGCTTCCATCCGGCGGATTGTGCGGACGCCGAAGAGGTGGGATCGGATTGTGGAACTCGCCGAGGGGTTGGGGCACATGCTGCCCAAGGAGCCGGATTCGAAGGCGCTCAACGACTTTCTGCAGACGCAGAAGGAGAAGGATCCGGAGCACTTTCCAGATCTGTCACTTGCGGTGGTGAAACTGATGGGGCCGGGTGAGTATGTGCTGGTGCGGCCGACTGATCCGGACCCCGGGCATTTTGGCTTGGCGGTGCAGGACTACACGCATTCGACGGCGCCGAACCGGCGTTTTCCTGACATGGTGGCGCAGCGGATTCTGAAGGCGGTGATCGGATCGACGGCGCAACCTTATTCGGAAGAAGAACTCAACGCGATTGCCGAGCGGTGCACGCTGATGGAAAACATGGCGCGGAAGGTGGAGCGCGAGATGCAGAAGCGGATTGCGGCGGTGGTGCTGCATCCACGGATCGGGCAGGTGTTCCGGGCTATCGTTACAGGCGTGAACGAGTACGGGACTTTTGTGCGAAGCCTCGATCCGCACGTTGAAGGGAAATTAATCAGAGGCGGAAAAGGATTGGACGTAGGAGATCGGCTTCAGGCGCGGCTCATCGGGACCGATCCTGCGCGGGGGTTTATCGACTTCGCGGCGTTGTGA
- a CDS encoding VOC family protein, which yields MPNPVVFFEILGRDKAALESFYAGLFEWQMTPANSEAPDTYAMVSTGRGISGGIGKSMDGGPGHVTFYVEVENIQDALSRVESRGGKRVLGPEPLPNGPVIALFTDPEGRVVGLVEAANPRSSNSSQDDFQ from the coding sequence ATGCCCAATCCCGTCGTTTTCTTCGAGATTCTCGGCCGCGACAAAGCCGCCCTGGAGAGCTTCTACGCAGGCCTGTTCGAATGGCAGATGACACCCGCCAACAGCGAAGCGCCCGACACCTATGCGATGGTGTCCACCGGCCGCGGTATCAGTGGCGGCATCGGCAAGTCTATGGACGGCGGACCCGGCCACGTCACTTTCTATGTCGAAGTCGAAAATATCCAGGACGCATTGAGCCGGGTAGAAAGCCGGGGCGGCAAGCGCGTCTTGGGCCCCGAGCCCCTGCCCAACGGTCCAGTCATCGCTCTCTTCACTGATCCCGAAGGTCGCGTTGTCGGTTTAGTTGAAGCCGCCAACCCGCGGTCCTCCAACTCATCCCAGGACGACTTCCAATAA
- a CDS encoding helix-turn-helix domain-containing protein translates to MKLGDKIRYLREVEGSLRGLNRAMSQLEMARAIEAETGSKLSQSYLSQIESGARPHMTGKTRQILASFFKVHPGYLVDDPEGYSPELQSELRKVEDRLDMWLVDGAERFRRDPELKQALLTLARHEHSRECLLLLEAILETPGLAPRLSEVLRTGNREQGTGNREQKTGRGTKQGAQK, encoded by the coding sequence GTGAAGCTGGGCGACAAAATTCGCTACCTTCGCGAAGTGGAAGGCAGCCTCCGGGGCCTGAACCGGGCGATGAGCCAGTTGGAAATGGCACGCGCCATCGAGGCCGAGACCGGCTCGAAACTGAGCCAGAGTTACCTCTCCCAAATTGAGAGCGGGGCGCGGCCGCATATGACGGGGAAGACGCGGCAGATTCTCGCGTCGTTCTTCAAGGTGCACCCGGGGTACCTGGTGGATGACCCGGAGGGGTATTCGCCGGAGCTGCAAAGCGAGCTGCGGAAGGTGGAAGACCGGCTCGACATGTGGCTGGTGGATGGGGCGGAGCGGTTCCGGCGCGATCCCGAGCTCAAGCAGGCTCTGTTGACGCTGGCGCGGCACGAGCACTCGCGGGAGTGCCTTCTACTTCTGGAGGCGATTCTCGAAACTCCGGGGCTGGCGCCGAGGTTGAGTGAGGTGCTTCGCACAGGGAACAGAGAACAGGGAACAGGGAACAGGGAACAGAAAACGGGGCGCGGTACGAAACAGGGGGCGCAGAAATGA
- a CDS encoding NfeD family protein has product MITFYLVCFLVGLMLSVVMLLGGMGHFAGHMGGHVHIPHVHVPHAPHVPHAGGGTPSIDGAATVPWWNGFSIMIFLCWFGAAGYLLTKYGTFVLSVVLVLAAIVGVAGGAIIFLFLTKVLMKHERELTADETQVVGAVGRVSSPIRANGTGEILYQQLGAVVSAPARSEDGIDLPREEEVFVVRYEKGIAYVRRFDEARE; this is encoded by the coding sequence ATGATTACGTTCTACCTGGTTTGCTTTCTTGTGGGGCTGATGTTGAGCGTGGTGATGCTGCTGGGAGGGATGGGGCACTTTGCAGGGCACATGGGCGGGCACGTGCATATTCCGCATGTGCACGTGCCGCATGCTCCGCACGTGCCTCACGCCGGTGGGGGTACGCCGTCCATAGACGGCGCGGCGACGGTGCCGTGGTGGAACGGGTTTTCCATCATGATTTTTCTGTGCTGGTTTGGCGCGGCGGGTTATTTGCTCACCAAGTACGGCACGTTTGTTCTGAGCGTGGTGCTGGTGCTGGCGGCGATTGTGGGCGTGGCCGGAGGAGCAATTATCTTCCTGTTTCTCACGAAGGTGTTGATGAAGCACGAGCGCGAGCTCACAGCGGATGAGACGCAGGTAGTCGGAGCGGTGGGCCGGGTGTCGTCGCCGATTCGGGCGAACGGAACGGGCGAGATTCTCTACCAGCAGCTCGGCGCAGTGGTTTCGGCGCCGGCGCGCTCAGAGGACGGCATCGATCTGCCGCGCGAGGAAGAGGTCTTCGTGGTCCGCTACGAAAAAGGGATTGCTTACGTGCGGAGATTCGATGAAGCCAGGGAATAG
- a CDS encoding flotillin family protein has translation MTNETIMFVGIGVLVLIILMGILARMYRKAGPNEALIVYGFRGPRVIKGHGTVIFPMVENCRELSLELMSFDVAPQQDLYTKQGVAVTVEAVAQIKVRSDQASILTAAEQFLTKAPQQREGLIRLVMEGHLRGIIGQLTVEQIVKEPEMVGDRMRSTCADDMSKMGLEVISFTIKEVRDKNEYIANMGRPDVARIKRDADVATAEAERDTAIQRANALRESAVAKAKADQDRVIAETASQTRQAEAQRDLDIKKAEYAEQSRRQQASADKAYEIQTNIMLQQVTAEQVKVQQVEKEGQIKVQEAEIARHEKELIATILKEAEINRQRIETLAAAEKARLVTEAEGRAASIRAEGEAEASIIFQKGEAEAKAMNVKAEAYQEYNQAAVIDKLLTGLPEVVKALASPLNNVDKITIVSTGGDAAGLNKVTGDIAKMAAQVPALFETLSGMDIKQLMANVRGIKEKSNGESKQV, from the coding sequence ATGACCAACGAAACGATCATGTTTGTCGGAATCGGCGTACTGGTGCTGATTATCCTGATGGGCATTTTGGCCAGGATGTATCGCAAGGCGGGTCCCAACGAAGCGCTGATTGTCTATGGATTTCGGGGGCCGCGGGTTATCAAGGGTCACGGAACGGTGATCTTCCCGATGGTGGAGAACTGCCGCGAGCTCTCGCTGGAACTGATGAGCTTCGACGTAGCGCCGCAGCAGGATCTCTATACCAAGCAGGGTGTGGCGGTGACTGTGGAAGCTGTCGCGCAAATCAAGGTGCGCAGTGACCAGGCTTCGATTCTGACGGCGGCCGAGCAGTTTTTGACGAAGGCTCCGCAGCAGCGCGAAGGGCTGATCCGGCTGGTGATGGAAGGTCACCTGCGCGGCATTATCGGCCAGCTGACGGTTGAGCAGATTGTGAAGGAACCGGAGATGGTTGGCGACCGGATGCGGTCGACGTGCGCCGATGACATGAGCAAGATGGGGCTCGAGGTGATTTCGTTCACGATCAAGGAAGTCCGCGACAAGAACGAGTACATCGCGAACATGGGCCGGCCGGATGTGGCGAGGATCAAGCGCGATGCCGATGTGGCGACAGCCGAGGCGGAGCGGGATACGGCGATTCAGCGGGCGAATGCGCTGCGCGAGTCGGCGGTGGCTAAGGCGAAGGCAGACCAGGACCGGGTGATCGCGGAGACGGCATCCCAGACTCGCCAGGCCGAGGCGCAGCGCGACCTGGACATCAAGAAGGCGGAGTATGCAGAGCAGAGCCGCCGGCAGCAGGCGTCCGCCGATAAGGCGTACGAGATCCAGACGAACATCATGCTGCAGCAAGTCACCGCGGAGCAGGTGAAGGTGCAGCAGGTGGAGAAGGAAGGGCAGATCAAGGTGCAGGAGGCCGAGATCGCGCGCCACGAGAAGGAACTGATTGCGACCATTCTCAAGGAGGCCGAGATCAATCGCCAGAGGATCGAGACGCTGGCAGCCGCGGAGAAGGCTCGCCTGGTGACGGAAGCGGAAGGCCGCGCCGCATCGATCCGCGCAGAAGGCGAGGCGGAAGCGAGCATCATCTTCCAGAAAGGCGAGGCGGAAGCGAAAGCGATGAACGTGAAGGCCGAAGCTTACCAGGAATACAACCAGGCTGCCGTTATCGACAAGCTGCTCACAGGCCTGCCAGAGGTGGTGAAGGCGCTGGCCAGCCCCCTAAACAACGTGGACAAGATCACGATCGTATCCACAGGCGGGGACGCTGCGGGATTGAACAAAGTGACCGGCGATATCGCCAAAATGGCGGCGCAAGTTCCGGCGCTGTTCGAGACGCTGAGCGGTATGGACATCAAGCAGTTGATGGCCAACGTGCGGGGCATCAAGGAGAAGAGCAACGGCGAATCGAAGCAGGTGTAA
- a CDS encoding DUF2059 domain-containing protein: protein MMNRSKLVVVLTLALGALPFAVAQAPATEITEAQTKPTPVVPEDQRPTASQLDRLFEVMRLKEQLASTTKLLPQLAQQQMAQEMDGMVKDHPELANLTPEQKQKATQVVSKFAGQALTLFSSDEVIAEMKTIYQRHLTGNDVENLIGFYGTPSGQHMLDMVPVVMQEFLPNFMQKMQAKMRPLVAEMAKEMAAIVAPAAGDKAPAKPDQPK, encoded by the coding sequence ATGATGAATCGCTCGAAGTTGGTTGTTGTTCTCACGCTCGCTCTCGGTGCTCTTCCGTTTGCAGTTGCGCAGGCGCCTGCGACGGAAATTACGGAGGCGCAGACCAAGCCGACGCCGGTGGTGCCGGAGGATCAGCGGCCGACGGCGAGCCAGCTCGACCGGTTGTTTGAGGTGATGCGGCTGAAGGAGCAGCTGGCGTCGACGACGAAGTTGTTGCCACAGCTTGCGCAGCAGCAGATGGCGCAGGAGATGGATGGGATGGTGAAGGATCATCCCGAGCTGGCCAATCTCACACCGGAGCAGAAGCAAAAGGCGACGCAGGTGGTGAGCAAGTTTGCGGGCCAGGCGCTGACTCTCTTCAGCTCTGACGAGGTGATCGCCGAGATGAAGACGATCTATCAACGGCATCTGACGGGCAATGACGTCGAGAACCTGATCGGGTTTTACGGCACGCCGTCAGGCCAACACATGCTCGACATGGTGCCGGTGGTGATGCAGGAGTTTCTGCCGAACTTTATGCAGAAGATGCAGGCGAAGATGCGTCCGCTGGTGGCGGAGATGGCGAAGGAGATGGCGGCGATTGTCGCGCCGGCTGCGGGAGACAAGGCGCCCGCGAAGCCGGATCAGCCGAAGTAG
- a CDS encoding PspA/IM30 family protein — protein MSLLDRVSTLLRANLNDLVEKAEDPEKLLKQIVLDMENQLMQVKTQVAIAIADQHLLEKKRKEHEQEADEWRRKAELAVEKGNDDLARAALERALSHDQLMHGFAAQAEDQKHEADGLRQALRKLEQKLSETRAQSEMLIAEHRRARVVGRTTKVRQAVGAGQEHAVERLKSRVNIESAENAATAEVMVSESLEDRFKALENHDKVELMLAELKQRKALPR, from the coding sequence ATGTCGTTACTTGATCGCGTCAGCACGCTTCTGCGTGCCAATTTGAACGACCTGGTGGAGAAGGCCGAGGATCCGGAGAAGCTGTTGAAGCAGATCGTCCTCGACATGGAGAACCAGCTGATGCAGGTGAAGACGCAGGTCGCCATCGCGATCGCGGACCAGCATTTGCTGGAGAAGAAGCGCAAGGAGCATGAGCAAGAGGCGGACGAGTGGCGGCGCAAGGCGGAACTCGCGGTGGAGAAGGGCAATGACGATTTGGCGCGCGCCGCGCTGGAGCGCGCGCTGAGCCACGACCAGCTGATGCACGGGTTCGCCGCGCAGGCTGAGGATCAGAAGCATGAGGCCGATGGGCTACGGCAGGCGCTGCGCAAGCTGGAGCAGAAGCTGAGCGAGACGCGGGCGCAGAGCGAGATGCTGATTGCCGAGCACAGGCGGGCTCGCGTGGTGGGACGCACGACGAAGGTTCGGCAGGCCGTGGGCGCCGGGCAGGAGCACGCCGTCGAGAGGCTGAAGAGCCGGGTGAATATCGAGTCGGCGGAGAACGCGGCGACGGCGGAGGTGATGGTTTCCGAGTCGCTGGAGGACCGGTTCAAAGCGCTCGAGAACCACGACAAGGTGGAGCTGATGCTGGCGGAGCTGAAGCAGAGGAAGGCGCTTCCGCGGTAA